The DNA window GAATTCCCCCGTCGTAAACACTCGCTTTGCGACCTCGCAGCGGCAATGACGAACCGACAGCAGCTCCGTTGTCGCTGGTAAAAATCACAAGTGTCTTTTCGTCGATCCCGCGATCCTTAAGAGCATCCAGAATCTGACCGACCGACCAGTCAACCTCTTCGATGGCATCCCAAATGAGATGATCCGTTCGCCCGGCAAACTCCTCCGAAACCGCCAGCGGCAAATGCACCATGGTGTGCGGAAGATACAAAAAGAAGGGGTCCTCTTTGTGATCATCGATGAATTGAATCGCCTCTTCGGTGTATCGTTTGGTCAGTGTCGCCTGATCCGCCGGATACTCAATCACTTCATCATTCCGCATCAGCGGGACGCCATTTTTGATCTTCTTGCCCGCCTTCAAATCAGCGTGCGTAACACCTTCTCGCAACACAATATCGTCTGAGATCTTATTGGCCGGATCGATCCACATATCGTTGCTGTAGGGAATCCCGTAGTACGAGTCGAAACCCTGCAGAGTAGGCAAACAGGGAGGCAAGTGCCCCAAGTGCCATTTGCCAATACAGGTGGTTGCGTACCCAGCGTCTCCCAGAACTTCAGCGACTGTGACTTCGTCTGGATGCAGCCCGTTCTGCGCGTTCGGAAAGAGCACAGCTTTCATGCTGACCCGCTGATAGTGACATCCGGTCATCAACGCCGTTCGGGACCCACTGCAAACAGCACAGCCAACGTAGAAGTCCGTGAACTTCATTCCTTCGGCAGCCATTTGATCGAGATGCGGCGTCCGCGGACCGGTTGCTCCATTGAACCCAACGTCACCATAACCCATGTCATCAATGAAAATCACGATTACATTCGGTCGTTCTGCTGACTGGGCGAATAGCTCCGTCGTCATCAAGAAGTGATTGCTTAGAACAACGAAGCCAAGAACCAGAGTCGAATGAAGATAAGACCACATAAGCTTGAATTCTCCAAAGCTGAAGTTGAGCCAATTCTCGCGGTGTGTCGATTCTTACAGCGTGATCGTGAATCCAGTACCCAACAGCGAAGAAACGATCACTACGTCTCTCGCAGGCGTCCGCTCCACAGACCTGTTCTCGCCGCCAGTGCCACACGAGAGCTTAACCCGTGAGTTGCAATGAATCGAGGCTGTGCGGTCGAACCGACACAATTCGGACTCGAATCGAATTTCGTGCTGAACACTTGCACGCAGCAACACGAATGATCTAAACCGATCATTCCGAATTGATGCACGACAAGGAATCAAAATCGATGAACCACTTCTCCCGCAGACTGGTCTTGAAAACAATCGCTGGCGGCGCTGCACTGATTGGACTCAAGAGCAAAGCCTCCGCTCAAACTCCTCCACAAACATCGGGCGAGCCGATCGACAGCTGGGGCACGACTCACAACCGAGTCTGGCTGGGAAGTCAGTTCTGGGCCAACCCCATGGAAGACTGGCGAATCGTCGATGGCGCAGCGGAGTGCCAGTCGCTCGGGAATGATCGCAACATTCACCTGATCACTCATCAGTTGACCGATCCTCAACAGCCATTCGCGATGTCGGTCGATCTCGCACAAGTTGAGGTCAACGACCAGGACGCCGGCGCAGGATTTCGAGTCGGAACGCGAAGCGACATCAACGAATACCGCAGCAACGTTTTCGCCAACAACGGAATTGATGCAGGGCTGGTCAATGGAGAACTTGTTCTCGGCAAATCCAAGCAACCGCTCAAAAATCCGCTGGACGTCAAGGGATTTCGACTGCATCTCGCCAGCACTCCGATGGGCAAGCAATGCAAGTTAACGTTGACTGCCCAGTCACTCTCCGGAGACGTTATTGATTCGGTGACGACAACGGTTCCCAGCGATCAACTGCTCGGAAACATTTCACTCGTCAACAACTATCAACCTCAGCGACG is part of the Thalassoglobus sp. JC818 genome and encodes:
- a CDS encoding sulfatase, which translates into the protein MWSYLHSTLVLGFVVLSNHFLMTTELFAQSAERPNVIVIFIDDMGYGDVGFNGATGPRTPHLDQMAAEGMKFTDFYVGCAVCSGSRTALMTGCHYQRVSMKAVLFPNAQNGLHPDEVTVAEVLGDAGYATTCIGKWHLGHLPPCLPTLQGFDSYYGIPYSNDMWIDPANKISDDIVLREGVTHADLKAGKKIKNGVPLMRNDEVIEYPADQATLTKRYTEEAIQFIDDHKEDPFFLYLPHTMVHLPLAVSEEFAGRTDHLIWDAIEEVDWSVGQILDALKDRGIDEKTLVIFTSDNGAAVGSSLPLRGRKASVYDGGIREPTLMWWPGTIPAGSVCSEVAATIDVLPTVTELAGGKLPERKIDGKNILPLMTAQPGAKSPHDTYCLMHGPGAVRSGKWKYYPWAEGTKGQRNADIAGQEPSEQPVQLYDTVADIGETTNVASTHPEVVARLQASWEAHQAEIEENRRPVAPLIRPRGAKSAERPPRQPQKQSAEKK